The following proteins are co-located in the uncultured Draconibacterium sp. genome:
- a CDS encoding sodium-dependent transporter gives MADLPSDNRDSFSSKFGVIAAAAGSAVGLGNIWKFPYIAGIYGGAAFLFVYLGFILAIGIPVMLSELIIGRSSQSNAFGAFKVLAPGTPWRYIGILGVSAAFLILSFYGVVAGWSLQYILLSVQDGFSNKSPEEIATLFSTLTESPVRPVVLQLIFMVLTGAIVIVGIKKGIEKYTKILMPLLVLILLFLCVKSVSLEGAKAGLDFLFKPDFSKLTGDGVLSALGHAFFTLSLGMGTLITYGSYVKRDNNLLNTVINVTVADTVIAIMAGVAIFPAVFAFNIAPAQGPGLIFITLPNVFHQMPGGFIFSILFFILLTVAALTSSISILEVVVAYFKEEFNLGRRFATVLATILISILGVLCSLSMGVLSPFTFMGLNIFDLMDWISANLLLPIGGMFIAIFIGWVYGRKKVHKEMSFGGNLSGALLSVFMFLVKFIAPIAIAIVLLNKVGLLKFS, from the coding sequence ATGGCCGATCTGCCTTCTGACAATCGCGATTCGTTTAGTTCAAAATTTGGAGTAATTGCTGCTGCTGCCGGATCAGCAGTTGGTTTGGGTAATATTTGGAAGTTTCCTTATATCGCCGGAATTTATGGTGGAGCTGCATTTTTATTTGTTTATCTGGGCTTTATTCTGGCCATTGGAATTCCAGTTATGCTTTCGGAATTAATTATTGGACGAAGTTCGCAAAGTAATGCCTTTGGCGCCTTTAAAGTGTTGGCACCCGGTACTCCATGGAGGTATATTGGAATATTGGGAGTAAGTGCCGCTTTTTTGATCCTTTCGTTTTATGGAGTTGTTGCCGGATGGAGTCTGCAGTATATTTTACTTTCTGTTCAGGATGGTTTCTCCAATAAATCGCCTGAAGAAATTGCTACTTTGTTTAGTACATTAACCGAATCTCCGGTTCGTCCTGTTGTACTTCAGCTTATTTTTATGGTGTTAACCGGAGCAATTGTTATTGTTGGGATAAAAAAAGGAATTGAAAAATACACTAAAATATTAATGCCTTTGCTGGTTCTAATTTTATTGTTCCTGTGTGTAAAATCGGTGTCACTTGAAGGTGCAAAAGCAGGTCTTGATTTTCTTTTCAAACCTGATTTTTCGAAACTTACAGGAGATGGAGTGTTAAGCGCTCTTGGTCATGCATTTTTTACTTTGAGTCTGGGTATGGGAACACTAATTACCTACGGATCGTACGTTAAACGCGACAATAATTTATTAAACACAGTAATTAATGTCACGGTTGCCGATACTGTAATTGCGATCATGGCCGGGGTAGCTATTTTTCCGGCAGTATTTGCATTTAACATTGCGCCTGCCCAGGGCCCCGGTTTAATTTTTATTACACTTCCCAATGTATTTCATCAAATGCCGGGCGGTTTTATATTTTCTATCTTATTTTTTATCCTTTTAACCGTTGCTGCTCTTACTTCATCCATTTCAATTCTTGAGGTAGTTGTGGCGTACTTTAAAGAAGAATTTAACTTAGGAAGACGTTTTGCTACCGTTTTAGCTACAATCCTTATTTCAATACTTGGAGTTCTTTGTTCCTTGTCGATGGGTGTTTTGTCGCCATTTACATTTATGGGTTTAAATATCTTTGATTTGATGGATTGGATTTCTGCCAACTTGTTACTGCCAATTGGGGGAATGTTTATTGCTATTTTTATTGGATGGGTTTACGGCCGAAAGAAAGTGCATAAAGAAATGTCTTTTGGTGGAAATTTATCAGGAGCACTATTGTCTGTATTTATGTTTCTTGTAAAATTTATTGCTCCAATTGCTATTGCAATCGTTCTGTTAAACAAAGTGGGGCTTTTAAAATTTAGCTAA
- a CDS encoding BamA/TamA family outer membrane protein, translated as MNNRKKLVGIKWIMLLSVLFLASCSQTRFVPEQEYLLNKVNLEIDDPEIKKEEAKSFLRQKENYKILGFVKFYLILYNLSSKKKTDDWLKRIGEAPQLYDEVMTERSIEQLQQYMDNKGFYRAQISSKVKFDDKKQKAELKFNVKTGDQYTIKKVTYHFVTPELKEIFYNDSLSYSMRQGDAFDFYVLEKQQKKIVDLYRNNGYFYFSKNQVRGIADTTLYEKQVVLDMYIGESRTSQLDSAKILKPYYLNNFYYLIMPGNTPVTATRENLEPFSDTLQWDNSYLYLTKQIKYPPNLFNRTNQMRSGDLFQNKEVENTFNGFNRLRQFRFVDIQFSETYAEQDSNLLDCSIRLAPLNKQSTSFDIEGTNTSGNLGVAGNIYYQHRNLFKGAEVFQLRLKGATERMRRQIDGKTQNFNTKELGVETNLIIPKLLGPGKYIKSFEKNLPKTVINVGYNYQRRPEYTRTISNLKFGYDWKTTQDVRQIWNILDLNLVRLYEFDEDFINSIKDLYIKSSFTDHFIFAMNYSFIYNNQRINSSKNYTYARLNVESAGNALWLLSELSGRSKSQVVDTITNETRYYYKIFDTQFAQYIKSDIEVRRAIRLDKYNSLVGRGFAGVGVPYGNSTVLPFEKQYFSGGANGIRAWQVRSLGPGTYKAPAGSYPNQSADIKLEANLEYRFSLLGAMEGALFLDAGNIWSINKNDNREGALFKLNSFYKQFAIGTGTGLRYDLNYFILRVDVGMKLRDPSNEVGHKWIIGDRKLSGDDFVLSFAIGYPF; from the coding sequence ATGAACAATAGGAAAAAGTTAGTGGGTATAAAATGGATAATGTTGTTATCTGTGTTATTTCTGGCCTCGTGTTCCCAAACTAGATTTGTTCCCGAGCAAGAATATCTTTTAAACAAAGTCAACCTCGAAATTGATGATCCCGAAATTAAAAAAGAAGAGGCAAAATCGTTTCTTCGTCAAAAGGAGAACTACAAAATTCTTGGTTTTGTTAAGTTTTACCTGATACTCTATAATTTATCCTCGAAAAAAAAGACCGACGATTGGTTAAAACGTATTGGAGAAGCCCCCCAATTGTACGATGAAGTAATGACCGAACGATCCATCGAACAACTTCAGCAATACATGGACAATAAAGGATTTTATCGTGCCCAAATTTCCAGTAAAGTTAAATTCGATGATAAGAAACAAAAGGCTGAGCTTAAGTTTAACGTAAAAACCGGCGATCAGTACACAATAAAAAAGGTGACTTATCATTTTGTTACACCGGAGTTAAAAGAAATTTTTTACAACGATTCTTTATCGTACTCCATGCGGCAAGGCGATGCTTTCGATTTTTATGTTCTCGAGAAACAACAGAAAAAAATTGTGGATTTATACCGGAACAATGGTTATTTCTATTTCTCAAAAAACCAGGTTAGGGGAATTGCGGATACAACTTTGTATGAAAAACAGGTAGTTTTAGATATGTATATTGGCGAATCGAGAACCAGCCAGTTGGATTCAGCCAAAATTCTGAAACCGTATTATCTGAATAATTTTTACTATTTAATTATGCCGGGTAATACTCCGGTTACGGCAACAAGAGAAAATCTCGAGCCATTTTCCGATACACTTCAGTGGGACAATTCGTATTTGTACCTGACTAAACAAATAAAATATCCTCCGAACTTGTTTAACCGCACCAACCAAATGAGAAGTGGCGATCTGTTTCAAAACAAAGAGGTTGAAAATACTTTTAACGGATTTAACAGACTTCGCCAGTTTCGTTTTGTTGATATTCAATTTAGTGAGACCTATGCCGAACAAGATTCTAATTTGCTGGATTGTAGTATTCGTTTAGCACCTTTAAACAAACAATCTACATCGTTTGACATCGAGGGAACAAACACATCGGGTAATTTGGGAGTGGCAGGTAATATTTACTATCAGCATCGGAATTTGTTTAAAGGTGCCGAAGTTTTTCAGTTACGATTAAAAGGAGCTACCGAAAGGATGCGAAGACAAATCGACGGCAAAACACAAAATTTCAATACAAAGGAATTGGGCGTTGAGACAAATTTGATTATTCCAAAACTACTGGGGCCTGGGAAATACATTAAAAGTTTTGAGAAAAATTTGCCTAAAACGGTTATTAATGTTGGGTATAACTATCAACGTCGGCCGGAGTACACCCGAACTATTTCAAACCTAAAATTCGGTTACGATTGGAAAACCACGCAGGATGTGCGTCAGATCTGGAATATTTTGGATTTAAACCTGGTGCGTTTGTACGAATTCGACGAAGATTTTATCAACTCAATTAAAGACCTGTACATTAAAAGTAGTTTTACCGATCATTTTATTTTTGCAATGAACTATTCGTTCATTTACAACAACCAGCGTATAAATTCGAGTAAAAATTATACTTACGCCCGCTTGAACGTTGAATCTGCCGGTAATGCGTTGTGGTTGCTTTCAGAACTAAGTGGAAGGAGTAAGTCGCAAGTTGTTGATACAATTACAAACGAAACAAGGTATTATTACAAAATATTCGATACTCAATTTGCCCAATACATAAAGTCTGATATCGAGGTGAGAAGAGCAATTCGTTTGGATAAATATAATTCGTTGGTAGGAAGAGGATTTGCAGGAGTGGGCGTGCCTTATGGAAATTCAACAGTTTTACCTTTCGAAAAACAATATTTCTCGGGTGGAGCGAATGGGATACGGGCCTGGCAAGTTCGTTCTTTGGGCCCGGGAACCTACAAAGCTCCGGCAGGATCGTATCCAAATCAGTCGGCGGATATAAAACTTGAGGCAAACCTCGAATACCGTTTTAGTTTATTGGGTGCAATGGAAGGGGCACTGTTTTTAGATGCAGGAAATATTTGGTCAATCAATAAAAATGATAATCGCGAAGGCGCTTTGTTTAAACTAAATTCATTTTACAAGCAGTTTGCTATTGGAACAGGTACCGGACTTCGTTACGATTTGAACTATTTTATTCTTCGGGTTGATGTGGGAATGAAGTTACGCGATCCTTCCAATGAAGTGGGGCATAAATGGATTATAGGTGATCGAAAACTCTCCGGCGATGATTTTGTGTTATCTTTTGCCATTGGTTATCCGTTTTAG
- a CDS encoding RNA methyltransferase has product MRENLFLVEGDKLVAEVLQSNLKVKELLVTENFPHDQFIYEKNIGRITEVDIKELRQASLLNNPQNSMAICHIPEKKSLPTKLSNALSLYLDGIQDPGNLGTIIRICDWFGISDIFCSSDTVDLYNPKVVQASMGSFNRVNLFECEFDHVKSLAHKSDTIIYGAFMDGNNIYSEQLSKNALLVMGNEGNGIRKEVENLIDKRLSIPNLSTNLVKAESLNVSVATAIICSEFKRL; this is encoded by the coding sequence ATGCGTGAAAATTTGTTTCTGGTAGAAGGAGATAAACTCGTTGCAGAAGTATTACAATCGAACCTAAAAGTAAAGGAGCTCCTTGTTACTGAAAACTTCCCCCACGATCAGTTTATTTATGAGAAAAACATTGGAAGGATCACAGAGGTTGATATAAAAGAATTAAGACAGGCAAGTTTATTAAACAATCCTCAAAACAGTATGGCAATTTGCCACATTCCTGAAAAAAAGTCGTTGCCCACAAAGCTTTCAAATGCCCTTTCTCTTTATCTTGACGGAATTCAGGATCCGGGTAATTTAGGGACAATTATCAGAATTTGTGACTGGTTCGGAATTTCTGATATTTTTTGTTCGTCCGACACTGTTGACTTGTACAATCCAAAAGTAGTTCAGGCAAGTATGGGTTCGTTTAACCGGGTAAATTTATTTGAATGCGAATTCGACCATGTTAAATCGTTGGCTCACAAATCGGATACAATTATTTATGGCGCATTTATGGACGGGAATAATATCTATTCGGAACAACTTTCGAAAAATGCTTTGCTGGTTATGGGAAACGAAGGAAATGGGATACGAAAAGAAGTGGAAAACCTGATTGATAAACGACTTAGTATTCCGAACCTTTCAACAAATTTGGTAAAAGCCGAATCGTTAAACGTATCGGTAGCCACAGCAATTATTTGTTCCGAATTTAAGCGTTTGTGA
- a CDS encoding porin family protein, which yields MKKIFISILLTVWCFSSFAQKQRVNYLTTFDDKLIHFGFTIGVNTLDFNIANYNPIGENPDFIPYPLDRITKGSIIRSDVATLIPGFTVGIISSLRLSKDFNLRFQPGLSFGERQITFNVPVKDINVYDENLSYYSVKSTFLDFPLLIKYKARRINNDRPYVIFGSAYRQDISRTAQEDLIKLKSGGFYAEAGGGWDHYFPFFRFSVEAKFSFGLNNQLGDLPAPTQRQYYSQSIKSLRSKIFTLSFHFE from the coding sequence GTGAAGAAAATATTTATCTCCATACTGTTGACTGTTTGGTGTTTTAGTTCGTTTGCGCAAAAACAGCGAGTGAATTACCTTACCACCTTTGATGATAAATTAATTCACTTTGGTTTTACAATTGGTGTTAATACGCTCGATTTTAATATTGCCAACTACAATCCAATTGGTGAGAATCCCGATTTTATTCCTTATCCGCTTGACCGTATTACAAAAGGAAGTATTATTCGTTCGGATGTAGCAACACTTATTCCCGGATTTACAGTGGGAATCATTTCAAGTTTACGATTGTCGAAAGATTTTAACCTGCGTTTTCAGCCCGGCCTTTCGTTTGGCGAGCGGCAAATAACATTTAATGTTCCGGTTAAAGATATTAATGTGTATGACGAGAATTTGTCGTATTATTCGGTAAAATCAACATTCCTCGATTTTCCCTTGCTTATAAAATACAAAGCTCGCCGGATAAATAATGACCGGCCTTATGTAATTTTTGGAAGTGCCTATCGTCAGGATATTTCAAGAACTGCACAAGAAGATTTGATTAAACTTAAAAGCGGTGGTTTTTATGCCGAAGCAGGTGGGGGATGGGATCATTATTTTCCTTTCTTTAGATTTTCAGTAGAGGCAAAATTTAGTTTCGGATTAAACAATCAGCTTGGAGATTTACCTGCTCCTACTCAAAGACAGTATTATTCGCAATCGATAAAAAGTTTGCGTTCGAAAATATTTACGCTGTCATTTCACTTCGAATAG
- the ubiE gene encoding bifunctional demethylmenaquinone methyltransferase/2-methoxy-6-polyprenyl-1,4-benzoquinol methylase UbiE, with translation MALPYKQSKQSKKGQVEEMFDNISPKYDTLNHILSVNIDKLWRKKTIKKLKTHSPVQILDIATGTGDFAVAASNIPGTQITGIDISEGMLSVARKKISKKNLKERIVFQKADSENLPFESETFDAAIVGFGVRNFENLEKGLAEIRRVIKPGGVFFVLEFSKPVSAPFKQIYMFYFMHILPFIGRMVSKDSSAYSYLPESVKEFPDGDNFLSILAKIGFVNNKCFRQTFGIASIYEAHKPDI, from the coding sequence ATGGCCTTACCGTATAAACAGTCAAAACAATCGAAAAAGGGGCAGGTTGAAGAGATGTTTGATAATATCTCTCCAAAATATGATACACTAAATCATATTCTTTCTGTCAACATTGATAAGCTCTGGCGTAAAAAAACCATAAAGAAGCTAAAAACCCATTCGCCGGTTCAAATACTTGATATTGCTACCGGTACGGGAGATTTTGCGGTGGCTGCTTCGAATATTCCCGGAACTCAGATTACAGGAATTGATATTTCGGAAGGAATGCTAAGTGTAGCCCGCAAAAAGATATCAAAAAAGAATCTTAAAGAACGGATTGTATTTCAAAAGGCTGATTCCGAGAATTTACCTTTTGAAAGTGAAACTTTTGATGCCGCGATAGTTGGTTTTGGAGTTCGCAACTTTGAAAATCTTGAAAAAGGTCTTGCTGAAATACGGAGAGTTATTAAACCGGGAGGTGTATTTTTTGTACTTGAATTTTCTAAACCGGTTTCGGCCCCATTTAAACAGATTTATATGTTTTATTTCATGCATATTTTACCGTTTATTGGGCGCATGGTATCAAAAGATAGTAGTGCTTATTCCTATTTGCCTGAATCGGTGAAAGAATTTCCGGATGGTGATAATTTTTTGAGTATTTTAGCCAAAATTGGTTTTGTGAACAACAAATGTTTCAGACAGACTTTTGGAATTGCATCGATTTACGAAGCACACAAACCCGATATTTAA
- a CDS encoding AIR synthase-related protein, whose amino-acid sequence MSETVQTEKEFTIEMIPEPENIEEVIFSLMVNPNLSTINYFNDFTDQNISPESIGNSDTDETGLFDLDNNGHAMAMSTHAFHHHLESDPQKATEILISRATRKMLCFGALPTAVSALLYHINVADPNGGLIASGAKKGLENAAQKFNLQISDRKIRFDNFSEHGIVPPTIIVSMMAQVADKEKITTHTFKKKGNHIFLIGKTRDDVNSSEYLEFFHGISDSPLPAFDINEEIGIQKALKRLNEEKLIESASPVGKGGLFFTLLRAAIPNNLGFDITTDAETRMDAFLFGESMGRIIVGVNPGLEEEFVDVMTETKIPFFTLGHVTKGEIRVDDESFGYIDKMTVGV is encoded by the coding sequence ATGAGTGAAACAGTTCAAACCGAAAAGGAGTTTACGATTGAGATGATTCCTGAACCAGAGAACATTGAAGAGGTAATCTTTTCTTTGATGGTTAATCCAAACCTGTCGACCATTAATTATTTTAATGATTTTACTGACCAAAATATATCCCCGGAATCGATAGGGAATAGTGATACGGACGAGACCGGTTTGTTTGATTTGGATAATAACGGTCATGCAATGGCTATGAGTACGCACGCCTTTCACCACCATCTTGAGAGTGATCCGCAAAAAGCGACCGAGATACTGATTTCGAGAGCTACCCGGAAAATGTTGTGTTTTGGTGCTCTGCCAACTGCTGTAAGTGCACTGTTGTACCATATTAATGTTGCAGATCCAAATGGAGGTTTAATCGCTTCAGGAGCCAAAAAAGGACTTGAAAACGCCGCGCAAAAGTTTAATCTACAAATATCAGATCGTAAAATTCGTTTTGATAATTTTTCAGAACATGGAATTGTTCCTCCCACCATTATTGTTAGTATGATGGCACAGGTGGCGGATAAGGAGAAAATAACAACACATACGTTTAAGAAAAAAGGAAATCATATTTTTCTAATTGGAAAAACACGCGACGATGTAAATTCTTCGGAATATCTTGAGTTTTTCCATGGTATATCTGATTCTCCTCTGCCTGCATTTGATATCAACGAAGAAATTGGTATTCAAAAAGCTTTAAAGAGGTTAAACGAAGAGAAGTTAATTGAAAGTGCCAGCCCGGTTGGTAAAGGCGGATTGTTTTTTACCTTGTTACGTGCTGCCATACCAAATAACCTGGGATTTGATATTACTACCGATGCCGAAACACGAATGGACGCATTTTTATTCGGGGAATCAATGGGACGGATTATAGTTGGTGTAAATCCAGGTTTGGAAGAAGAGTTTGTGGATGTGATGACTGAAACAAAAATTCCTTTTTTCACCCTGGGACATGTTACCAAAGGTGAAATCCGTGTGGATGACGAATCATTTGGATATATTGACAAAATGACTGTTGGAGTTTAA